The window AGCTTCGAGCGCCGCTTCGAGCAGGTTGCTGCCTCGACCGCGCTCGAATCCGCGGACCGTGAACTGGCCCTCAGCTTCATCCGTGCCTCCGTCCTGCGTCTGGAAAGCGTGCGCATGTGGGAGACCAACCCCGACGACTACTCCTCGCTCGCCAGCAACACCATGTTTGTGCTGATGAGCCGCGAATTCGCGCCGCCGGAAGAACGCATTCGTCCGGCCACGGCGCGCCTGCGCCTCATCCCGCAGTTGCTGCAACAGGCCCGCGCCAACCTGAAAAACCCGCCTCGCATCCACACCGAAACCGCGCTCCTGCAACTGCCCGGCATCATCGGCTTCTTTGAGAACGATGTTCCGGCTGCCTTCGCCAGCGTGAAGGATCCCCGGCTCACGGCCGGGTTTCGCGCCGCCAACCAGCAGGCCATCGCCGCCCTGCGCGACTACGAACAGTTCCTGCGCAACGACCTGCTGCCGCGCTCGCACGGCGACTTCCGCATCGGTGCCGACCTGTTCCGCAAGAAGCTGCTCTACGAAGAGATGGTGGAAACGCCGCTCGACCGGTTGCTCGAAATCGCCTATGCCGACCTGCGCCGCAACCAGGCCGCGTTCGCCCAAACCGCCCGGCAGATCGATCCTGCGCGCTCGCCGCTGGATGTGCTCGACGACATGGAGCGCGATCACCCCAAGCCCGGCGAACTCCTGGACGCCGTCCGCAAGACGCTTGGCTCGCTGCGCGACTTCGTCGTCCAGCATCAGATCATCACCCTGCCTTCGGACCGCAAGCTCCGCGTCGAAGAAACCCCGCCCTTCATGCGCGCCACCAGCTCCGCCTCGCTCGATGCCCCCGGCGCGTTCGAAAAGCACGTGAACGAAGCCTTCTACCACGTCGCTTTGCCCGATCCGGCCGCCACCCCCGAGCAGATTGAAAGCCACATGCGCAGCTTCAGCTACGTCGGCGTCGTGGGCACTTCCATCCATGAGGCCTATCCCGGCCACTTCACGCAGTACCTGTGGCAGGACCAGGCGCCCTCCAAACTGCGCCTCTTCCTCGCCACCGACTTCAGCACCCTGGGATTCGGCTTCGCCTGGACCAACGTAGAAGGCTGGGCCCACTACAGCGAACAGATGATGCTCGATGAAGGCTACGGCCGCACCGGCGCCGATCCGGACCTCGGTTTCCTGAGACTCCGCCTCTCGCAGCTCCAGGACGCGCTGCTGCGCAATGCGCGCTTCATCGTCGGCATCGAGATGCACACCGGCAAGATGACCTACGAGCAGGGTATTGACTTCTTCCGCCGCGAGGCCTATCAGCCGCAGGTCAGCGCCGAGCGTGAGACCCGCCGCGGCACCTCCGATCCCACCTACCTGGTCTACAACCTGGGGAAGCTGGAGATCCTGAAGTTGCGCGAAGATTACCGGAAGGCTCGCGGCTCGCAGTTCAGCCTCCGCGACTTCCACGACCGCTTCATGCAGCAGGGCAGCGTACCCATCCCGGTGATTCGCAAGGCATTGCTGGGAGGAACGTCAGCGCCATAACCGCGGCTGTCGTCCTGGGCGCGGGAAGGTCCCCTAGCGGCTTGCCCCTGCTGGGAAAACCTGAGCGAAGACCCGGGTTTCTTCATCGATGTGAAATTTGGCGGTTATAATCGCCGCTCGCACCTTTCATGCCGCCGCGCATCCGCAAAGCCGTCTTCCCCGCCGCCGGCCTGGGCACGCGCTTTTTGCCGGCCACCAAGGCGCAGCCCAAGGAGATGCTGCCGCTGGTGGACAAGCCCATCATCCAGTACGGCGTCGAAGAGGCGCTGGCCGCCGGCCTCGACCAGATCATCATCGTCACCGGCCGCGGCAAGAGCGCCATCGAGGACCACTTTGATAACAGCTACGAGCTCGAGCACATGCTCGAGCACCGCGGCAAGGCCGACCTGCTGGCCATCGTCCGCCAGATCTCCGACATGATCCACGTGGCCTACGTGCGCCAGAAGGAGCAGCTCGGCTTGGGCCATGCCGTCCTCATGGCCAGGGAGCTGGTCAATAACGAGCCCTTCGCCGTGCTGCTGGCCGACGACGTCATCGACGCGCCTCGTCCCTGCCTGGCGCAGATGGTCGAGGTCTTCCAGGAAACCGGCGCCTCCGTCATTGCTACACAAGTAGTAGAAGGGCCCGCCATCGCCGCCTATGGCGTGCTCGATGCCAAGCCCACCAACGGCCGCTTCGCCGGCCGCCTGTACGATATCCGCAACCTGGTGGAGAAACCGCAGCCCTCGGAAGCCCCCTCGAACCTGGCCGTGATCGGTCGCTATATCCTCACCCCCGCCATCTTCGACATCCTGGAGCGGACACCCGCCGGCCGCCTGGGTGAGATCCAGCTCACCGACGCGATTCGTCTGCTGTTGGAGAAGGAAAAAGTCTACGGCTACGTCTTCGAAGGCCGGCGGTACGACGCCGGCGACCGGCTCGGCTTCCTGCAGGCCACGGTCGAACTCGCCCTCAAGCGCCCGGATCTCGGCCCCGACCTGCGCGCCTGGCTGAAAGGACTGAAGCTCTAACCGCTATTTCATTACTTCCGTCATCAGAAAATCGTGCTGCCAGTCCTGCTTGTAGCCGGCCTGGCGGAGGGCGGTGGCAATCTGCGCCCAATGACGGATGCCATGCAACAGGATATGCGTCAGCAGCTTGCGCCGGCTGCTGGTGAACGTACCCGCAGTGCGCGTCTCGAAGGTGATGGTCTCATTGAGTACCGCGTCCGTGGCTCCGGCCAGGAATGAAGTCATCTTCATGCGGGCCGTGTCGCCCAGACGGAAGATGTCGTCCAGCGATTCCCGGCGCAGTTCTTCCGGCGAAGCCGGCGGCTCGCCCAGCAGCCGCTGAGCGTGGCGGTATTCGACGGCGCAGATGTGCCAGATGAGTCCGCGCACGGTCGCCGTGTCGCCGGTGCCCACCGGCACCTCCAGCGCCTTGGGCGGCTGCGTGCGCAGCCATTTTTCCCACTTCTGCGCTTCCTCCTCCTCGTATTCGATCAGCTTGTCGAAGGGCAACGCCGCAATCTCTGCCATGGTTCTCTCCCGTCGCTTCTAGGTGACAGCTTTCAACTTCGCCGATTTTTCTTCCACGCTGCGCGCCAGCTTCTGCTTGTAGGCGTCCAGCTTCTTGGCCAGGGTCGCGCTGCTGAGCGCCAGCATCTGCGCCGCGAGCACCGCCGCGTTGGCCGCGCCCGCCTTGCCGATGGCCACCGTCGCCACCGGGATGCCGGCCGGCATCTGCACCGTCGCCAACAGCGAGTCCAGCCCGCCGAGCGACGTCGAAGGAATGGGCACGCCGATCACCGGCAGGGTGGTATGCGCGGCCACCACGCCCGCCAGATGGGCTGCGCCGCCGGCGCCCGCAATGATCACCTTCAGCCCGCGCCGCGCCGCGCCCGCCGCGAACTCCGCCGTGCGCGCCGGCGAGCGGTGTGCCGAGGTCACGTCCATCTCGTAGGCGATGCCGAATTCATCCAGCACCTTGGCCGCCTCGCTCATGATCTCGAGGTCGGTGTCGCTGCCCATCACGATTGCTACCTGCGGTTTTTTCATGCGTTTCTCGTTCCTCGTTTCCCGTTTCTCGAAACCGCGACTCCTACGCCTTAGCTTTCAGAGCCCTTGCTCCGATGTCCTTGCGGTAGTGCATGCCCTCAAAGTGGATCTTCGCCGCCGCTTGATAAGCTCTTTCTACTGCCGTTTCCAGGTCGGCCGCGTGGGCGCAGACGTTCAGCACCCGCCCGCCAGCCGTGAAGTAGCCGCCGTCGCGCCGGACCGTGCCCGCATGGAAGATCTTGACGCCCTCAACCCGGGCCGCATCCTCCAGGCCCTCGATCCGCTTGCCGCTTTCGTAACTCCCGGGATAGCCGGCCGCCGCAATCACTACACACGTAGTTGACCCGCTCGACCAGCGCAGGTCGCCCTCGCTTACGCGCCCTTCCACGGAGGCGATGAAGGCGCCCAGCAGGTCGCTCTCCAGGCGCATCAGGATGGCCTGCGTTTCCGGGTCGCCGAAGCGGCAATTGAACTCCAGCACCATGGGGCCGCGCGCGGTCATCATCAACCCGCAGTACAGGATGCCGCGGTATTCCGCCTCCTCCGCCCGCATGCCCTCGATCACCGGCCGGGCTACGTGGTGCAGCAGCCAGTCGCTCATGTGCGGATCGAGCAGGCCGGGCGTCGAGTACGCGCCCATGCCGCCAGTATTGGGTCCGGTGTCGCCGTCGCCGACGCGCTTGTGATCCTGCGCAGCCACCAGCGGCGCCACGCGCTCGCCGTCGGAAAGCACAAGGAAAGAGAGCTCCTCGCCCTCCAGACATTCCTCCAGCACCACGCGCGTGCCGGCCTCGCCCAGGCGGGCGCCGCTCAGCATCTCCGCCGCCACGCTGGCGGCCTCTTCCTTGGTCGCAGCGATGACCACGCCTTTGCCGGCCGCCAGGCCGTCGGCCTTGACCACCAGCGGCGCATGGAAGTGCGGCAGCGCATCCTTCACGTCCGCCGGCGAAAGGCAGACGGCGTAGTGCGCGGTCGGGATTTTCATGCGCTGCATGAACTCCTTGGCGAAGCTCTTGCTCGACTCCAGCCGCGCGGCTGCCCGCGTCGGCCCGAAGATGCGCCATCCTCTCGCCTGGAACTCGTCCACTACGCCGCGCGCCAGCGGCAATTCCGGCCCGACCACCGTCAGGTCGGGACGAACCTTCTGCGCGACCTGCGTCAGAGCCTCCACCGAGCCCGCATCGACCGGCACGCATTCAGCGTCCTCGGCGATGCCGCCGTTGCCCGGCGCGCAGATCACCTCCGTGACTTTGGGCGACTGCCGCAGTTTCCACACCAGGGCGTGCTCGCGACCGCCGCCGCCAATGACCAGGACGCGCATACGAGGTTAGATGGGGAATCAAAAGAGTAGGTTCCACGGCGCTGTAAGTCAATCGAATGGAGGCACGCGCAACTCGGTACTCGATACTCTGAACTCGTATAATGGCCTCTCCGTGATCACCATCTCCAAAGAGGACTACCTCAAGGCCATCCTGGAGGCCGAGAGCGAGGGCCAGACGGTGATTTCCGCCACCCTGGCGCACTGGCTCGATGTTTCCGCGCCGGCAGTCACCATGGCCCTGCGGCGGCTGCGCAAGGACGGCCTGGTGCGCGTGCAGAAGGACGGCCGCGTGCAGCTCACCGGCGCCGGTCGCGAGATCGCGCAGCGCACCGCCGAGCGCCATCACCTCATCGAGCGCATGCTCTCCGAAGTCTTCGGCATGGAGTGGCACAAGGTGCACGACGAAGCCGAGCGGCTGGAGCACGCCGTTTCCGCCGATTTCGAACGCAAGCTGGCGCAGAAGCTGGGCCGCGGCGGCGTCTGCCCCCACGGCAACCCGGTCACGCCGGAAAACCCCGCCGCCCGCCGCCGGCGCGGGCTCAAGCTGCTTTCGGAAGCCGCGCCCGGCAGCTACACCGTCTCCAGCGTCTACGAGCGCGATCGCGACCTGCTCGAATTCCTGGAGCAGCGCGGCATCCGCCCCGGCGTCCGCCTCCAGGTGCTCACCCGCAACTATGACCAGACCATGACCGTCAGGGCGGGGTCGGCCCGCATCTCCATCGGCGGCCCGGTGGCGGAGAAGGTCTGGGTCGCTGCCCGCGGCTGACTTCGATGTAGCGCCGGCGTCTGGCCGGCTGTACCGGCGGCATCCTGCCGCCGAGCGCATCTCTCCTCACACTGCCTTGTGATGAATCCCAGGTAACACTGGCTGATTAACCTAGGTTAAATATAGAATCATTGTGTGATTTGTTCCGCGCCTCATTGCGGAAACCACCGCAGCAGCCCATGAGCACTCGTCCCTGGCGCTTCGAAGTCGACACCCCCAGCCTCCCGGAGGTGCATCGCAGTCTGCCCGTGGCCGCCGCCGGATTCTGGCGCAAGATGCTGGCCTTCGCCGGCCCCGGCTATCTGGTAGCCGTCGGCTACATGGATCCCGGCAACTGGGCCACCGACCTGGCCGCCGGTTCGCGCTTCAACTACGCCCTGCTCTCGGTCATCATGCTCTCCAACCTGATGGCCATCCTGCTGCAGAGCCTGGCCGTCAAGCTGGGGATCGTCACCGGCCGCGATCTCGCCCAGGCCTGCCGCGACCATTACTCCAGGCCGGTCTCCTTCGGCCTGTGGGTGCTGTGCGAGGTCGCCATCGCCGCCTGCGACCTGGCCGAAGTCATCGGCTCGGCCATCGCGCTCCAACTGCTGTTCGGCATCCCGCTGATCTGGGGCGTGTGCCTCACCGCGCTCGACGTCCTGCTCGTGCTCTATCTGCAGAACCGCGGCTTCCGTTACATCGAGGCGCTGGTCATCTCGCTCCTGGGCGTAGTGGGCTTCTGTTTCGCGCTGGAGATCGTCTTCTCGCGCCCCGAGATTCGCGCCATCGCCCATGGCTTCTTCGTTCCCTCGCCGCAAATCATCACCAATCCCGAGATGCTCTATATCGCCATCGGCATCCTGGGAGCGACCGTGATGCCGCACAATCTTTATCTGCATTCCTCCCTCGTGCAGACGCGCAATTTCGAGCGCACGCGCGAGGGCATGCGCGAGGCCATCAAGTTTTCCACTCTGGATTCGACCGTCGCGCTGATGTTCGCGCTATTCGTCAACGCCGCCATCCTCATCGTCGCGGCAGCCACGTTCTATCGCAACGGCTACGGCCAGGTGGCCGAGATCGGCCAGGCCTACCACCTGCTGACGCCTTTGCTGGGCGTCACCGGCGCCAGCACCCTGTTCGCCCTGGCCCTGCTGGCCTCCGGCCAGAACTCCACCCTCACCGGCACGCTCGCCGGGCAGGTGGTGATGGAGGGCTTCCTGCGCATCCGCTTGAAGCCCTGGCTGCGCCGCCTCATCACCCGGCTGGTGGCGCTCGTGCCCGCCGTCCTGGTGACTCTCTACTACGGGGAAAGCGGCACCGCCCGCCTGCTCATCCTGAGCCAGGTGATCCTCAGCATGCAGTTGAGCTTCGCCGTCTTCCCGCTGGTGATGTTCACCAGCGACCGGCGCAAGATGGGCGAGTTCGCGGACCCCGGCTGGGTCAAGGCCCTTTCCTGGACCGTCGCCGTCCTCATCGCTGCGCTCAACGCCTGGCTGCTGGTGCAGACCTTCCGCATGTGGACGGTCGGGTAGCCGTCGCGTGAACCGGCCGACGGGCCATCGCGTGATTGCAACATCCGCTCCTCAGGCCCACACCGCGTAGAAACGCAGCTTGCTGCGTCTCGCGAGACGTTGCAAGCAACGTCTCTAGGGCTGCTACCACGACTCGAGCCCGCCCGACTCCGCCACGACGGACGTGGAAGGAGGGCGGGCGACAAGGGCAGACACCCGCGCTCCCTCCGAAGCCACCGTCGCAGCCCTACGGCGCCGGCTCCGTGCAGTTCGTCGTCCCGCCTCCCAGGTTCGGACTGCTGCTGTCGCCCACGCCTTCCGTCTTCGCGGTTGACACCGAGCAATTCACGTCCGGCGAACCGTTCCCGCTGATCGTTCTCCCAGCGGCCAAGCGCACAAATGAGAGGTGGCCAATGCGAATCCCGTTTCCGGTGTTGCCGGTCACGGTTAGGGTTCCTCCTTGCGATTGGAAGGTGGAAGTATTCGCCAGATTCACGCCGTTCCCACCATTGTTGGTGATTGAAACCGTTTCGCCGGCAGCCTGGATCCGCGCTAATGCACCGCTGATGCTGATGCCATTCCCGGCGTTTGCTGTAATGGTGTTCGATCCCAGCAGACGCAGAAATGCGCCAAAATTAGCACTCACACCATCTCCATAGGCGTGGCCCTGAACCGTCACCCCAACCAACGTCAGGTTGCTTCCGTGATTTGCATTGACACCGAACCCTCCATTCTCCTCGGTGCCGTTGTTCTGGATGGTGGTGGTTCCGGGTGTGCCGAACAAGTTGCTACCCAGGATCACATTGCTGCTGTTGACTGCCTGGAAGCCGGCAAAGAGCGTGTTCTGGATGGTAGTGTTGTCCACAAACCCGGAGCTTCGAGCGTAGATTACGCCGTCGCCCGATTGACCCTGCACGAGCAGTTCCCGCAGATAGCACACACTGAACTGGATGCACGCCACGCCCTCAATACCACCATTGATGGTAAAGCCCTGCACGGTCACGTTGCGGGACTGGAGGATGTCCACCACGTCGTTGTCTGCCAGGTTCCCCGGCGTGGGGTCGTTGATGCTGGCCCCGGCCGTGCCTATCAGCGTCAACGTATCGAACCCGTCGATGACCACATTCTCATTGCACGTACCCGAAACCGTGACGGTGTGCGGCCCTTGCTTGCTGAGCCCGGCCAGGGCTGCATTGATGGTCTTCTTCTTGTTGCAATCCACGGTGACGTCGGCCGCGTATGCCGAACCCGCTGTGAGCAGCAATACCCAAACCGCCGCAAGCACGTAAGCTGTGCGGAGTCTCATACTGTCCCTCCTGGGAAACGAATTGTCTTGTGAACGGCGCGCTCCGCAGAGGGGAGTGTGAGCGCGACAAAAGGACCGCGGAGTCGCCCTGTGGGCCGGTCATGGTATTCCTGCACCTCACGCTTGTCAAGGAGTTACACCTTGCTCTGTGACGTGGGCCATCGAGTTATCTGGTCATGTGGTCATCGAGTCATCTGGTCATCTTGTCATCGTCACCTCGAAAAGTGGACTTGGCGATCTGCAGCGACCACAGCAAGAGGGACGCGGTGCGCGGGTCGAGGGACTGCTCCGTCAGGGCGCGGGCGACCTGCATAGCGGCGCAGGCCACGGCCTCGTCGTCCCGGAGGGCGGGCAGGAGGCCGTTTTTCTGCGGATAACGGGCCCGGAGGTGGGCGTAACAGAGCCTTTTCCCCTTGATGGCGGGCGAGCCGCAGCGACGGCCATCCGCCTTGAAGTGATTGCAGCGTGGCGCGTTACGGGCCAGCTCGAGTTTTGCCAAGGAGTCGTTCATGGATACCCCCTTCCCCCTACCCAACTAATGGAATCAACGAGTTAGGGTGGCAAAGTCCCGGAAGATCCCCGGAAACAAAGGAGTTAGAGGCAAGTTCCCCGCAAATAAGGAGTTATATTCTCATAGTCAATACTTCACACAGCATATGACAATGAGATGCAGATGTCAAGAGGAAAGTTGCAGGAAGGCACGAACGATCTCACCTTCGTGAGCGCAGGGGCGCCGCGCATGTCACAGGCAACGGTGCGCGGCTTGACATGCGACTCGATGTGTCTATAGCATCCCGATTCCACAAGGCGACTCCGCGGCCCTTTCTGTCGCGCTCAAGCTCCCCTTCGCGGAGCGCGCCGTTCACAAGACAATTCGTTTCCCAGGAGAGACAGTATGAAACTCCGCACAGCCTACGTACTTGCGGCGCTTGGCATCCTGCTGCTGGCAGCGGTTTCCGCCCACGCCACGGACGTCAACGTGAACTGTGGCGCCAAGAAGAACAACTCCATCCAGGCGGCCATCAACTCGCTCAGCAAGCAGGGGCCGCACACCATCACCGTCTCCGGTGTCTGCAATGAGGCGCTGCTGATCGATCAATTCGACAGTCTGAAGCTGGTATCCACCACCGGGGCCAGCATAAACGACCCGACACCGGCGGTGCCGGACGATAACGACGTCATAGACGTTGTTGGTTCTCGCCAGGTCAGGATCGAAGGCTTCACCATCAACGGGGGCGTCGAGGGCATCGCCTGCTTTGCCTACAGCTCATGTGTTCTGTGGAACAACACCGTCCAGGGAGCCGCAGACTCCGCTGTGTTCATCGGCCGCCAGAGCGCTGCAGAAATCCAAAACAGCACGCTTCAGGACAGCGCAATCGGGCTGACCACGATCTACGGGGGCGAAACTGTAGTTTTCAACTCCACCATCCAGGACAACCAGGATGTGGGTGTTTACGTGTCGAGCCACAGCTTGTTGCGTATCACAAACGGTGGGACTGGCCCGACTACCATCAGCGGCAACGCGAATGCTGGTGTATTTATGGAAATCAACTCCACAGTATTTGTCGGGCAAAACGCTGCGAACGTAACAGGAAACACTGGTGGACCGGGAGTCGCGATGTTCATGGCGTCGGTTCTGCGGTTTGCCGGAACAGGCAACAGCATAAGCAACAATGGTGCGGGCGTTGATGTAGGCGACTCATCGTTCGCCTTCGTCGGCGGAAACGCGACCATGACCGGAAACACCGGGGGCGATGTGTTGTGTAGCGGCACATTCAGCAACGCCACAGGTAAGTTTCCGTGCCACAATCCCTAGCGGCCGCCGGAAAGTGAGGTGACATCGTTACCGATGCAAGAAGATGGTTGCGCCCCAGGTCTGCGCGGAACCACATCGCGCAGACATGGGGTACAGTCACCAAATGCCCCTCTCTTTACATGACCCCATGACCCGATGAGCGAAGTGTAGAATTTACTGTTGTCCTTCTCTCTCGGGAGCCAGCCATGGACAGTTTCTCCAGCCGCTCTTCTTTCCGCGTGGGCGCGAAGGAATACCAGCTCTATCGCCTGGACGCGCTCGACAAGCAGGGTCTGAACACGCGCCGCCTGCCCTACTCGCTGCGTATTCTGCTGGAGAACCTGCTGCGCACCGAGGATGGCCGCGCCGTGCGCGCCGCCGACATCCGCGCCCTGGCTTCCTGGGACCCGAAAGCGCAGCCCGCGCGCGAGATCGCTTTCACGCCCGCGCGCGTCCTGATGCAGGACTTCACCGGCGTCCCCGCGGTGGTGGATCTCGCCGCCATGCGCGACGCCATGGTCCGCCTGGGCGGCGATCCCGAGCGCATCAATCCGCTGCAGCCCGCCGAGCTGGTGATCGACCACTCCGTGCAGGTGGACGAATTCGGCTCGCCCAAGGCGCTCGACCTCAACGCCGAGATCGAATACCAGCGTAACCGCGAGCGCTACGCCTTTCTGCGCTGGGGACAGACGGCGTTTGCGAACTTCCGCGTCGTGCCGCCTTCCACCGGCATCTGCCACCAGGTGAATCTGGAGTACCTGGCGCGCGTGGTCTTCGCCGCGCCCGGCGCCGACGGCAAGCCGCTTGCGTATCCGGACACGCTGGTCGGCACCGATTCCCACACCACCATGATCAACGGCCTGGGCGTGCTGGGTTGGGGCGTAGGCGGTATCGAAGCCGAGGCCGCCATGCTCGGCCAGCCCGTCTCCATGCTCATCCCGCAGGTGGTGGGTTTTCGCCTGACCGGCAAGCTGCGTGAAGGCTCCACCGCCACCGACCTCGTGCTCACCGTCACCGAGATGCTGCGCAAGAAAGGCGTGGTGGGGAAGTTCGTCGAGTTCTTCGGACCCGGCCTGGCCAACCTGCCGCTGGCCGACCGCGCCACCATCGCCAACATGGCGCCGGAATACGGCGCCACCTGCGGCATCTTTCCCGTGGATGCCGAGACGCTGCGCTACCTGCGCTTCAGCGGGCGCTCGGAGGAGCAGGTCGCGCTGGTCGAGGCGTATTGCAAAGAGCAGGGACTGTTCCATACGCCGGAGACGCCCGACGCCGAGTACTCGGATACGCTCGAGCTCGACCTGGGCGCGGTCGAGCCCTCGCTCGCCGGGCCGCGACGTCCGCAGGACCGGGTGTCGCTCTCCCGAGCCGCAGCGAACTTCGCCGAGGCCCTGCCCTCGCTCATCAAGCCCAATCCCAAGCGGCCGGAGCAGGTGGCGCGCTGGGAAGGCGAAGGCGGCCATCCTTACGGAAACGGCGGCAGCGGCAACGGCGATTACTGCAAGAACCTGAAGCACGGCAGCGTGGTCATCGCCGCCATCACCAGTTGCACCAACACCTCGAACCCCTCGGTGATGGTTGCGGCCGGCCTGCTGGCCAAGAAAGCGGTCGAGAAAGGACTGGAAGTTCCGCCCTGGGTGAAGACCTCGCTCGCGCCCGGCTCGAAAGTCGTCACCGAGTACCTGCAAACCTCCGGCCTGAT of the Terriglobales bacterium genome contains:
- the galU gene encoding UTP--glucose-1-phosphate uridylyltransferase GalU; the protein is MPPRIRKAVFPAAGLGTRFLPATKAQPKEMLPLVDKPIIQYGVEEALAAGLDQIIIVTGRGKSAIEDHFDNSYELEHMLEHRGKADLLAIVRQISDMIHVAYVRQKEQLGLGHAVLMARELVNNEPFAVLLADDVIDAPRPCLAQMVEVFQETGASVIATQVVEGPAIAAYGVLDAKPTNGRFAGRLYDIRNLVEKPQPSEAPSNLAVIGRYILTPAIFDILERTPAGRLGEIQLTDAIRLLLEKEKVYGYVFEGRRYDAGDRLGFLQATVELALKRPDLGPDLRAWLKGLKL
- a CDS encoding DinB family protein, which encodes MAEIAALPFDKLIEYEEEEAQKWEKWLRTQPPKALEVPVGTGDTATVRGLIWHICAVEYRHAQRLLGEPPASPEELRRESLDDIFRLGDTARMKMTSFLAGATDAVLNETITFETRTAGTFTSSRRKLLTHILLHGIRHWAQIATALRQAGYKQDWQHDFLMTEVMK
- the purE gene encoding 5-(carboxyamino)imidazole ribonucleotide mutase produces the protein MKKPQVAIVMGSDTDLEIMSEAAKVLDEFGIAYEMDVTSAHRSPARTAEFAAGAARRGLKVIIAGAGGAAHLAGVVAAHTTLPVIGVPIPSTSLGGLDSLLATVQMPAGIPVATVAIGKAGAANAAVLAAQMLALSSATLAKKLDAYKQKLARSVEEKSAKLKAVT
- the purD gene encoding phosphoribosylamine--glycine ligase, which codes for MRVLVIGGGGREHALVWKLRQSPKVTEVICAPGNGGIAEDAECVPVDAGSVEALTQVAQKVRPDLTVVGPELPLARGVVDEFQARGWRIFGPTRAAARLESSKSFAKEFMQRMKIPTAHYAVCLSPADVKDALPHFHAPLVVKADGLAAGKGVVIAATKEEAASVAAEMLSGARLGEAGTRVVLEECLEGEELSFLVLSDGERVAPLVAAQDHKRVGDGDTGPNTGGMGAYSTPGLLDPHMSDWLLHHVARPVIEGMRAEEAEYRGILYCGLMMTARGPMVLEFNCRFGDPETQAILMRLESDLLGAFIASVEGRVSEGDLRWSSGSTTCVVIAAAGYPGSYESGKRIEGLEDAARVEGVKIFHAGTVRRDGGYFTAGGRVLNVCAHAADLETAVERAYQAAAKIHFEGMHYRKDIGARALKAKA
- a CDS encoding metal-dependent transcriptional regulator; its protein translation is MITISKEDYLKAILEAESEGQTVISATLAHWLDVSAPAVTMALRRLRKDGLVRVQKDGRVQLTGAGREIAQRTAERHHLIERMLSEVFGMEWHKVHDEAERLEHAVSADFERKLAQKLGRGGVCPHGNPVTPENPAARRRRGLKLLSEAAPGSYTVSSVYERDRDLLEFLEQRGIRPGVRLQVLTRNYDQTMTVRAGSARISIGGPVAEKVWVAARG
- a CDS encoding Nramp family divalent metal transporter, with the protein product MSTRPWRFEVDTPSLPEVHRSLPVAAAGFWRKMLAFAGPGYLVAVGYMDPGNWATDLAAGSRFNYALLSVIMLSNLMAILLQSLAVKLGIVTGRDLAQACRDHYSRPVSFGLWVLCEVAIAACDLAEVIGSAIALQLLFGIPLIWGVCLTALDVLLVLYLQNRGFRYIEALVISLLGVVGFCFALEIVFSRPEIRAIAHGFFVPSPQIITNPEMLYIAIGILGATVMPHNLYLHSSLVQTRNFERTREGMREAIKFSTLDSTVALMFALFVNAAILIVAAATFYRNGYGQVAEIGQAYHLLTPLLGVTGASTLFALALLASGQNSTLTGTLAGQVVMEGFLRIRLKPWLRRLITRLVALVPAVLVTLYYGESGTARLLILSQVILSMQLSFAVFPLVMFTSDRRKMGEFADPGWVKALSWTVAVLIAALNAWLLVQTFRMWTVG
- a CDS encoding right-handed parallel beta-helix repeat-containing protein — translated: MRLRTAYVLAAVWVLLLTAGSAYAADVTVDCNKKKTINAALAGLSKQGPHTVTVSGTCNENVVIDGFDTLTLIGTAGASINDPTPGNLADNDVVDILQSRNVTVQGFTINGGIEGVACIQFSVCYLRELLVQGQSGDGVIYARSSGFVDNTTIQNTLFAGFQAVNSSNVILGSNLFGTPGTTTIQNNGTEENGGFGVNANHGSNLTLVGVTVQGHAYGDGVSANFGAFLRLLGSNTITANAGNGISISGALARIQAAGETVSITNNGGNGVNLANTSTFQSQGGTLTVTGNTGNGIRIGHLSFVRLAAGRTISGNGSPDVNCSVSTAKTEGVGDSSSPNLGGGTTNCTEPAP
- a CDS encoding right-handed parallel beta-helix repeat-containing protein; this translates as MKLRTAYVLAALGILLLAAVSAHATDVNVNCGAKKNNSIQAAINSLSKQGPHTITVSGVCNEALLIDQFDSLKLVSTTGASINDPTPAVPDDNDVIDVVGSRQVRIEGFTINGGVEGIACFAYSSCVLWNNTVQGAADSAVFIGRQSAAEIQNSTLQDSAIGLTTIYGGETVVFNSTIQDNQDVGVYVSSHSLLRITNGGTGPTTISGNANAGVFMEINSTVFVGQNAANVTGNTGGPGVAMFMASVLRFAGTGNSISNNGAGVDVGDSSFAFVGGNATMTGNTGGDVLCSGTFSNATGKFPCHNP
- the acnA gene encoding aconitate hydratase AcnA, translating into MDSFSSRSSFRVGAKEYQLYRLDALDKQGLNTRRLPYSLRILLENLLRTEDGRAVRAADIRALASWDPKAQPAREIAFTPARVLMQDFTGVPAVVDLAAMRDAMVRLGGDPERINPLQPAELVIDHSVQVDEFGSPKALDLNAEIEYQRNRERYAFLRWGQTAFANFRVVPPSTGICHQVNLEYLARVVFAAPGADGKPLAYPDTLVGTDSHTTMINGLGVLGWGVGGIEAEAAMLGQPVSMLIPQVVGFRLTGKLREGSTATDLVLTVTEMLRKKGVVGKFVEFFGPGLANLPLADRATIANMAPEYGATCGIFPVDAETLRYLRFSGRSEEQVALVEAYCKEQGLFHTPETPDAEYSDTLELDLGAVEPSLAGPRRPQDRVSLSRAAANFAEALPSLIKPNPKRPEQVARWEGEGGHPYGNGGSGNGDYCKNLKHGSVVIAAITSCTNTSNPSVMVAAGLLAKKAVEKGLEVPPWVKTSLAPGSKVVTEYLQTSGLMPYLEKLKFHTVGFGCTTCIGNSGPLPPEVAKTVQENNLVVASVLSGNRNFEGRINPDVRANYLASPPLVVAYALAGRMDVNLAEEPLGKGRDGQPVYLRDIWPSQKEIAETIEKSLASSQFQKTYASVFEGDLRWKSMPVPSGKTYAWDKDSTYIKHPPYFESMTGTPPPITEIRGARVLAKLGDSVTTDHISPAGSIKKDSPAGQYLISRGVKPADFNSYGSRRGNDEVMVRGTFANVRLRNLMVPGSEGGVTKHLPDGEVMSIFDASVKYRAENVPLVVLAGKEYGSGSSRDWAAKGPYLLGVRAVIAQSYERIHRSNLVGMGILPLEFAAGQSADSLGLSGEETYDIVGLKALLDSGFKSGRTVTVRATAPGGKITEFPATVRIDTPQEVLYYQHGGILHYVLRQLLEKA